A region of Chitinophaga horti DNA encodes the following proteins:
- a CDS encoding RNA polymerase sigma factor: MPTVVGPVARRVTFDEALKDIYPVVRNAVKKTLGTTHNDVDDITQDVMELMVRIFDTPIYARIENPKAFFYTAARNRAISSIRQTIDARAKWETYVANAKHPVMVIDLDFENIPSLFRQLYHYRIPTLMQPRRWMIFEYRYAYGLSTKKIAEIIGRSDDVVRFQLSLASGEVISAMRRILHP; the protein is encoded by the coding sequence ATGCCCACAGTTGTAGGTCCTGTAGCGAGGAGGGTTACTTTTGACGAAGCCCTCAAAGACATTTATCCCGTAGTTCGTAATGCAGTAAAAAAGACTTTAGGGACTACCCACAACGACGTCGACGATATTACACAGGATGTAATGGAACTGATGGTCCGTATTTTCGACACGCCTATTTACGCACGTATTGAGAATCCGAAGGCGTTTTTTTACACCGCTGCCCGCAACCGTGCGATCAGCAGCATCCGGCAAACCATTGACGCCCGCGCAAAGTGGGAAACGTATGTGGCAAACGCCAAACATCCTGTGATGGTGATCGACCTCGACTTTGAAAACATTCCCTCTCTTTTCCGGCAGCTGTACCATTACCGCATTCCCACGTTAATGCAACCGCGACGATGGATGATATTCGAGTACCGTTACGCATATGGGTTAAGCACAAAGAAAATTGCGGAGATCATTGGCAGGTCCGACGATGTAGTGCGTTTCCAGTTATCCCTGGCCTCGGGCGAAGTGATCAGTGCTATGCGGCGCATTTTACATCCGTAA
- a CDS encoding DUF6250 domain-containing protein, whose protein sequence is MLYKDDFTAVLDTAKWVVEAAPDDLSGVIARQGKLILDTKGGVTVWFKPALTGNYCIEFDRTIPTSGGNHNRLSDMNQFWLATDPHRSDLFTRNGVFEAYDSLRMFYVGMGGNYNSTTRFRLYEGDGRKTLLQEKNDSAHLLQADVTYHIRIIVQKDSTSCWVNGERLFHYKDKNIPTKGHFGFRSTWSHQLISRFRIYRL, encoded by the coding sequence TTGCTGTACAAAGATGATTTCACTGCGGTACTGGATACAGCGAAGTGGGTGGTGGAGGCCGCTCCGGACGATCTTTCCGGTGTGATAGCGCGGCAGGGGAAGCTGATATTAGACACGAAGGGTGGTGTGACCGTGTGGTTTAAGCCTGCGTTGACCGGTAACTATTGTATAGAATTTGACCGGACGATCCCTACTAGCGGAGGCAACCATAACCGCCTGTCCGACATGAACCAGTTTTGGCTGGCGACAGATCCGCATCGTTCTGACCTGTTTACCCGTAATGGTGTTTTTGAAGCGTACGATTCGCTGCGCATGTTTTACGTTGGAATGGGCGGCAATTACAATTCCACCACCCGGTTCCGGCTATACGAAGGGGACGGGCGCAAAACTTTACTGCAGGAAAAAAATGACAGTGCACATTTGTTGCAGGCGGACGTTACCTATCATATTCGGATTATTGTACAAAAAGATTCTACGAGTTGCTGGGTAAATGGCGAGCGGCTGTTTCATTATAAGGATAAGAATATACCAACCAAAGGGCATTTCGGCTTTAGAAGTACGTGGTCGCACCAACTAATCAGCCGTTTCAGGATTTACCGGCTATAA